A single window of Mycoplasma bradburyae DNA harbors:
- the truB gene encoding tRNA pseudouridine(55) synthase TruB, whose amino-acid sequence MDFNNQIVIIDKPKNISSAFCLNIFKKKFKIKKAGHNGTLDPLASGVLVVGTGNKTKVLNDLNKDDKQYLVKLKFNTHTDSYDSLGKVIRTSNYVPTQDKINSYLELFTNKTFYQTPPKFSALKINGVRAYKLARSDIEFEVKERLTTLYKARLISYYDDYAEILLDVKKGFYVRSFVVDLATYFDTTAMMVELIRTKSGKYTLKDVIDYRFNR is encoded by the coding sequence TTTTAATAACCAAATAGTTATTATTGATAAACCTAAAAATATCTCTAGTGCTTTTTGTTTAAATATCTTCAAGAAAAAATTCAAGATCAAAAAAGCAGGTCATAATGGAACTTTAGATCCATTAGCTTCAGGAGTTCTAGTTGTCGGGACTGGCAATAAAACTAAAGTGCTAAATGATCTTAATAAAGACGATAAACAATATTTGGTAAAATTAAAGTTTAATACTCATACCGATAGTTATGATTCACTAGGCAAAGTAATCAGAACTTCTAATTATGTACCAACTCAAGATAAAATTAACAGTTATCTTGAGTTGTTTACTAATAAGACATTTTACCAAACACCACCGAAGTTTTCGGCGTTAAAAATAAACGGTGTAAGAGCGTATAAACTAGCTAGAAGTGATATTGAATTCGAAGTTAAAGAACGGTTAACAACTTTATATAAAGCGCGATTAATATCTTATTATGATGATTATGCAGAGATCTTATTAGATGTTAAAAAAGGCTTTTATGTTCGATCATTTGTTGTTGATTTAGCTACTTATTTTGATACTACAGCAATGATGGTTGAATTAATCCGAACCAAATCAGGTAAATATACTTTAAAAGATGTGATCGATTATCGATTTAATAGATAA
- the mnmA gene encoding tRNA 2-thiouridine(34) synthase MnmA yields the protein MWSIIDLIDKNLNQINKNVDLVIGYFDGIHKGHLKLFNSSDNFNVLTFDNVPKKQKLLYCRKDSIEQIANLTNVKQLLVYDVLKNNLTAQEFIDTYLKIINPKRIIVGSDFKLGSDQADYNLLIKNGFELVVIPKNDCSTTKIKQLILNQKIQNANQLLVLPFYLKGEVIQNNKRGRTIGFRTANIKIDEHLIDLIEGSYICNIILDEQKYQGIAFIGKPKTFNEESRQCEAHIFDFNQDIYGKNIKVEILKFIRPTTKFNSIDELKQAIEQDKKNALDYFNNQPKQKVIIALSGGVDSAVCAYLLKQQGYDVSAAFMQNWDSDINLELLRNNQDDKIQGCDAKQDYEDAKKICEQLNIELHYFNFVEQYWNDVFLKMLEDYKKGLTPNPDVLCNQFGKFGWFINALKNKFGNDVKIAFGHYAKLETKNGEPFLVHTNDHNKDQTYFLTMLNKEQLRNIIFPLSDLDKPTVRKIAQEANLYVATKKDSTGICFIGERNFKNFLSNYLKINKGPVVLINENKIVGEHDGLYFYTIGQSKRLNVGGTKEKIFVCNKDLSTNTLYVCYESTKDRYLASESCEISNFNWLINDKEGLLNKKLYIRFRHRQKLQECEIVSYDNDKVVVKYEKQIAVTLGQYGVIYDQNLWVVGGGKITKIN from the coding sequence ATGTGATCGATTATCGATTTAATAGATAAGAACCTAAATCAAATTAACAAAAATGTTGATTTAGTAATTGGTTATTTTGATGGAATACATAAGGGACATTTAAAGTTATTTAATTCATCAGATAATTTTAATGTTTTAACGTTTGATAATGTCCCTAAAAAACAAAAACTATTATATTGTCGAAAAGATAGCATAGAACAAATTGCTAACTTAACTAATGTTAAGCAATTATTAGTTTATGATGTATTAAAAAACAATTTAACCGCCCAAGAGTTTATTGATACTTATTTAAAGATAATTAATCCTAAACGGATTATTGTAGGTTCTGATTTTAAATTAGGTAGTGATCAAGCTGATTACAATTTATTAATTAAAAATGGTTTTGAATTAGTAGTTATCCCAAAAAACGATTGTAGTACTACCAAGATTAAACAATTGATTTTGAATCAAAAGATTCAAAATGCTAATCAATTATTAGTTTTACCTTTCTATCTAAAAGGTGAAGTAATTCAGAATAACAAACGCGGTAGAACAATTGGGTTTAGAACTGCTAATATTAAAATTGATGAACATCTAATTGATTTGATTGAAGGTTCATATATTTGTAATATTATTCTTGATGAACAAAAATATCAAGGGATAGCTTTTATTGGAAAACCTAAAACTTTCAACGAAGAATCAAGACAATGCGAAGCGCATATCTTTGATTTTAATCAAGATATTTATGGTAAAAACATCAAAGTTGAGATCCTTAAATTTATTCGTCCTACTACTAAATTTAATTCAATAGATGAATTAAAACAAGCAATCGAACAAGATAAAAAAAATGCATTAGATTATTTTAATAACCAACCAAAACAAAAAGTTATCATCGCATTATCAGGCGGGGTTGATTCAGCTGTTTGTGCTTATTTATTGAAACAACAAGGTTATGATGTCTCAGCGGCTTTTATGCAAAACTGGGACAGCGATATTAATCTTGAATTGCTGCGCAATAACCAAGATGATAAGATTCAAGGATGTGATGCTAAACAAGATTATGAAGATGCTAAAAAAATCTGCGAGCAACTAAACATTGAACTTCATTATTTCAATTTTGTCGAACAATATTGAAATGATGTTTTCTTAAAAATGCTAGAAGATTACAAAAAAGGACTTACTCCTAATCCAGATGTTTTATGTAATCAATTTGGTAAATTTGGTTGATTTATTAATGCCCTTAAAAACAAATTTGGTAATGATGTCAAAATTGCCTTTGGGCATTATGCAAAACTAGAAACTAAAAACGGAGAACCGTTTTTAGTTCATACTAATGATCATAATAAAGATCAAACATATTTCTTAACAATGCTTAATAAAGAACAATTAAGAAATATTATATTTCCTTTAAGTGATTTAGATAAACCGACTGTAAGAAAGATTGCTCAAGAAGCTAACCTTTATGTAGCTACTAAAAAAGATTCTACTGGTATCTGCTTCATTGGTGAGCGTAATTTTAAGAACTTCTTGTCTAATTATTTAAAGATCAACAAAGGTCCTGTTGTTTTAATTAATGAAAACAAAATAGTGGGAGAACATGACGGATTGTATTTTTATACAATCGGTCAATCTAAACGTTTAAATGTTGGTGGAACTAAAGAAAAAATCTTTGTTTGTAACAAAGATTTATCCACAAACACTTTATATGTTTGTTATGAATCAACTAAGGATCGGTATTTAGCTTCTGAATCTTGTGAGATATCAAACTTTAATTGATTAATTAATGATAAAGAAGGTTTATTAAATAAAAAACTTTATATTCGTTTTAGACATCGTCAAAAACTTCAAGAATGCGAAATTGTTTCGTATGATAACGATAAAGTTGTCGTTAAATATGAAAAACAAATTGCTGTAACCTTAGGGCAATACGGTGTTATATATGATCAAAACCTATGAGTTGTAGGTGGTGGTAAGATTACCAAAATTAATTAA